The following coding sequences lie in one Aspergillus puulaauensis MK2 DNA, chromosome 3, nearly complete sequence genomic window:
- a CDS encoding alpha/beta hydrolase (COG:S;~EggNog:ENOG410PJ7E;~InterPro:IPR000073,IPR029058;~MEROPS:MER0209971;~PFAM:PF12697), which translates to MAFIINEHLLPCQHLREYAHAISASEEAVLRLAVKEYIPRENPNPAHGDVTIIGAHANGFTKELYEPLWEDMVKSLKDMGISVRAIWVADFASQGASYVLNEAKIGNEPSWTDHSRDLLHLVNTFRDRMPRPIIGVGHSMGACQIVNLALMHPSLFSTLVLIEPGIMRHHTLERNWLTAKASADRRDRWPSKDAAVNSLRAKGLYQKWDSRVFERFQRYGLRELPTLLYPESTGDEVTLTTPRYQEVFTYLRLTTATHAQPDRQTASDFDPSADQIAPFYCPAPVMTFHQLPHLRPTVLYILGNEVHRAATEMAKDRLENTGTGVGGSGGIAYGHVKSITLDGSHLLPLENVRKTAEEASFWISQEMQRWKRLAHEGKGKWAALTLAERQTFSVEFREALRKGPIEQRSPNNKL; encoded by the exons ATGGCGTTTATTATCAACGAACATCTTTTACCATGCCAGCATTTGCGGGAGTATGCTCATGCTATTTCCGCTTCAGAAGAAGCCGTTCTGCGTCTTGCGGTCAAGGAATACATTCCAAGAGAGAACCCCAACCCAGCACACGGAGATGTGACAATCATCGGCGCTCATGCTAACGGGTTCACCAAG GAACTGTACGAGCCCTTGTGGGAAGACATGGTCAAGTCTCTCAAGGATATGGGGATCTCGGTGCGAGCAATATGGGTGGCGGACTTTGCAAGTCAAGGTGCCAGCTACGTCCTGAACGAGGCCAAGATCGGAAACGAGC cttcctggaccGATCATTCTCGCGACCTGCTTCATCTGGTGAATACATTCCGCGACAGGATGCCTCGACCGATTATTGGAGTAGGGCACAGCATGGGGGCCTGTCAGATTGTGAACCTCGCTTTGATGCACCCCAGTCTATTCTCAACCCTAGTGCTGATTGAACCTGGCATTATGCGACATCACACACTCGAGCGTAACTGGCTTACAGCCAAGGCATCTGCCGATCGCCGTGATCGTTGGCCCAGCAAAGACGCGGCGGTTAACAGTTTGCGAGCCAAGGGCCTGTACCAGAAGTGGGACTCGCGCGTGTTTGAGCGGTTCCAACGATACGGACTTCGAGAATTGCCGACTTTGCTGTATCCTGAGAGCACGGGGGACGAAGTGACACTTACAACACCTAGATACCAGGAGGTCTTTACATATCTGAGATTGACTACCGCTACGCACGCACAGCCGGACCGACAAACAGCATCGGACTTTGACCCTTCGGCGGACCAGATTGCGCCGTTTTATTGTCCTGCGCCTGTCATGACTTTCCATCAACTCCCGCACCTGCGGCCTACCGTTCTTTACATTTTAGGTAACGAGGTCCACCGTGCTGCCACCGAGATGGCCAAGGATAGACTTGAAAATACTGGAACTGGAGTGGGTGGCTCTGGCGGGATTGCCTACGGCCACGTCAAGTCTATCACCCTCGATGGAAGCCATCTGTTGCCGCTTGAGAATGTACGGAAGACCGCAGAAGAAGCATCTTTCTGGATTAGCCAGGAGATGCAACGGTGGAAACGTCTCGCCCacgagggaaagggaaaatgGGCGGCTCTAACGTTGGCAGAACGGCAGACATTCAGTGTGGAATTTCGCGAGGCTCTGCGGAAAGGGCCTATAGAACAGCGGTCTCCCAATAATAAGCTGTGA
- a CDS encoding alpha/beta hydrolase (COG:S;~EggNog:ENOG410PQGF;~InterPro:IPR000073,IPR029058;~PFAM:PF12697,PF12146,PF00561), with amino-acid sequence MALQRQDVEFRACDSTVLRGWHYPTRVDSPCIIMSHGLAGIRHWFLPPFAARFQEAGFAVLLYDNRNWGDSDGEPRQESNPALQQTDYHDAFNYAVTLPGIDPERIAYWGTSFSGGNVICAAAIDKRIKAAVVQTPSVSGETRSLAFADRILALFEDRARIAAGGMRGTVPCIASNPEEARAGTAPVLFPDLQAYESYRKIYGCSGRWENWVTEQTQLHMLKFEPQAMIHRIAPTPFLMVIPGNDVTVRTSSQLEAFGKAREPKQLLFLDGAGHFDVYEGECFERNISVQIEFLKRHLSSRSSY; translated from the exons ATGGCTCTCCAAAGGCAAGATGTTGAATTCCGTGCCTGTGACAGTACAGTCTTACGAGGGTGGCACTATCCCACCCGGGTGGACAGTCCCTGCATTATAATGTCGCACGGA CTTGCCGGAATCCGCCACTGGTTCCTTCCCCCTTTCGCGGCTCGCTTCCAAGAGGCAGGATTCGCCGTCTTGCTATATGACAATCGCAACTGGGGCGACAGTGACGGGGAGCCACGGCAGGAATCCAACCCTGCCTTGCAACAAACCGATTATCATGATGCATTCAACTACGCTGTCACTCTTCCCGGTATTGATCCCGAGAGAATCGCCTACTGGGGGACTAGCTTTTCGGGCGGCAACGTTATTTGTGCAGCTGCAATTGACAAGCGGATAAAGGCTGCTGTCGTCCAGACACCCTCTGTTTCCGGGGAGACACGGTCACTGGCGTTTGCGGACCGTATTCTCGCTCTATTTGAAGATCGAGCCAGGATTGCAGCAGGTGGGATGAGAGGGACGGTGCCTTGCATCGCATCGAACCCCGAAGAGGCACGGGCTGGGACGGCACCTGTACTCTTCCCTGATCTGCAGGCCTATGAATCATATAGAAAGATATATGGATGCAGCGGTCGCTGGGAAAATTGGGTGACGGAGCAGACGCAGCTGCACATGCTGAAGTTCGAACCACAGGCAATGATCCATCGGATTGCGCCCACCCCGTTTCTCATGGTGATTCCGGGAAATGATGTGACTGTGCGGACATCATCTCAGCTTGAGGCATTTGGCAAGGCGCGGGAGCCGAAACAGTTGTTGTTTCTCGACGGGGCAGGCCATTTCGATGTGTACGAGGGCGAATGCTTTGAACGGAATATTTCTGTCCAGATCGAGTTCCTCAAGAGGCATTTGAGTTCTAGATCGTCCTACTAA
- a CDS encoding glycoside hydrolase family 32 protein (CAZy:GH32;~COG:G;~EggNog:ENOG410PUNW;~InterPro:IPR023296,IPR013148,IPR013189,IPR013320, IPR001362;~PFAM:PF00251,PF08244;~go_function: GO:0004553 - hydrolase activity, hydrolyzing O-glycosyl compounds [Evidence IEA];~go_process: GO:0005975 - carbohydrate metabolic process [Evidence IEA]), translating into MRELLHSMGPRSFGCARHHRLPPPVEPSSYETKASRARTGDSVWHLFYQHNPTANVWGNLNWGHATSTDLLHWTHEPIAITSESGIEAFTGTSYYDSENTSGLGTVESPPYLAWYTGYFPSNGTQDQRLAYSVDSGVTWTKFAGNPIISAAQEAPHDTTRGLETRDPKVFFHEASGKWVMILAHGGQDKVTFWTSTDTKHWTWVSDLGTAQVSGLPTNITGWEVPDLFQLPIEGTGETTWVLILTPAKGSPAGGNGVFALTGSFDGETFQPDPVDPGNLWLDYGRDFDGAMSWENVPGSDGRRILAAISNSYGESPPTDTWKGMLSFPRTLALQQTGSARSFIQWPVSEILTVGSPLATIQNQTITPGQVLLSSVRGTALDIELAFTAQNDAVLALAVRKAGSQQTVIQYTQSTATLSVDRIASGDTSYDAAAGGVHNAPLKPDASGVVHIRALVDTCSVEVFGGKGEVVISDLIFPDETADGLALQVTGGSVMLRSVVVSEVSLE; encoded by the exons ATGCGAGAGCTGCTTCATAGTATGGGCCCCCGGAGCTTTGGTTGCGCACGACACCACCGATTGCCGCCACCAGTAGAGCCAAGCAGCTACGAGACGAAGGCGTCCAGGGCTCGGACAGGAG ACTCCGTCTGGCATCTCTTCTACCAGCACAACCCAACCGCGAACGTCTGGGGAAACCTGAACTGGGGCCACGCAACCAGCACTGACCTTCTCCACTGGACACACGAGCCCATCGCAATAACAAGCGAGAGCGGCATCGAAGCGTTCACCGGGACTAGCTACTACGATTCCGAAAACACATCAGGGCTAGGCACCGTTGAGAGCCCGCCCTATCTGGCCTGGTACACGGGATACTTCCCGTCGAATGGGACACAGGACCAGCGGCTTGCATATAGCGTTGATTCCGGCGTCACTTGGACAAAGTTCGCTGGTAACCCTATTATCTCAGCGGCGCAGGAAGCGCCTCATGATACAACCAGGGGACTGGAGACTCGCGATCCCAAGGTCTTCTTCCATGAGGCATCTGGCAAGTGGGTGATGATTCTTGCCCACGGTGGGCAGGATAAAGTGACTTTCTGGACGTCTACCGATACCAAGCATTGGACCTGGGTGAGCGACCTTGGAACAGCCCAGGTATCAGGCCTCCCGACAAACATCACTGGGTGGGAGGTGCCCGACCTTTTCCAGCTCCCTATCGAAGGCACAGGTGAGACTACCTGGGTGTTAATTCTGACCCCGGCAAAGGGATCTCCAGCTGGAGGGAACGGCGTCTTCGCCCTGACGGGTTCGTTTGATGGCGAAACCTTCCAGCCGGATCCTGTGGATCCTGGGAATCTATGGCTTGACTATGGGCGTGATTTCGACGGCGCAATGAGCTGGGAGAATGTGCCTGGATCAGATGGGCGGCGGATCCTGGCTGCGATCTCAAACAGCTACGGCGAAAGCCCACCAACCGATACCTGGAAAGGGATGCTCTCGTTCCCTCGGACTCTGGCGCTGCAGCAGACTGGTTCTGCGAGGTCCTTTATCCAGTGGCCTGTCAGTGAGATTCTAACTGTAGGTTCGCCTTTAGCAACTATACAAAACCAGACAATTACCCCGGGCCAGGTGCTTCTCTCATCTGTTCGTGGAACGGCATTGGATATCGAGCTTGCATTCACGGCACAGAACGATGCGGTGTTGGCATTGGCAGTTCGAAAGGCCGGATCACAGCAAACAGTTATTCAGTACACGCAGTCCACCGCGACACTGTCAGTTGACCGAATAGCGAGTGGGGATACAAGCTACGACGCTGCAGCAGGCGGCGTTCACAACGCTCCTCTGAAGCCCGATGCCTCGGGGGTGGTTCATATCAGGGCACTGGTTGATACTTGCTCTGTGGAAGTCTTTGGAGGGAAAGGGGAAGTCGTTATCTCGGACCTCATCTTCCCAGACGAGACTGCAGATGGCCTGGCTCTGCAGGTAACTGGAGGGTCCGTCATGTTGCGGAGTGTCGTGGTGAGTGAGGTCTCTCTTGAGTAG
- a CDS encoding putative C6 transcription factor (COG:S;~EggNog:ENOG410PFSE) encodes MRRLLHRCNSAVTYSADNRPSYAPGIALELERQVDEWYEYLPANIRFPKETSKLRVDWIDSLSNFLNVQYYCCKLSIYWPAVYQAVQDGAVNVHLRGHCQRFIDSYVQLLPRICVAIDVCQIYKWTLSITFFVTTLSALKVLDTPCLSSASLDALRQCLSSAAVAAVDWKGTESSASLGILQHTLNRRLQDAAYQYIADPSTSTS; translated from the exons ATGCGCCGCCTGTTGCATCGTTGTAATTCTGCCGTCACCTACTCGGCAGATAATCGGCCTAGCTACGCCCCCGGAATTGCCCTTGAGCTGGAACGCCAGGTGGATGAATGGTATGAATATCTCCCCGCCAACATCCGGTTCCCCAAAGAAACTAGCAAACTCCGCGTGGACTGGATCGACTCGTTgtccaacttcctcaacgTTCAGTATTACTGCTGCAAGCTGTCTATCTACTGGCCCGCTGTTTACCAGGCTGTCCAGGATGGTGCAGTTAATGTCCACCTCCGAGGTCATTGCCAGCGGTTTATCGACTCCTATGTGCAGCTTCTGCCTAGGATATGTGTCGCTATCGATGTCTGTCAGATCTACAAATGGACGCTCTCGATTAC CTTTTTCGTGACCACGCTGTCTGCCCTAAAGGTGCTGGATACCCCGTGTCTAAGCAGTGCCAGTCTAGACGCATTACGCCAATGCCTTTCCTCGGCTGCGGTTGCGGCTGTGGACTGGAAAGGCACAGAAAGCAGTGCTTCGTTGGGGATCCTGCAACATACACTGAACCGACGCCTTCAAGATGCAGCGTACCAGTATATAGCAGatcccagcaccagcactaGTTGA
- a CDS encoding uncharacterized protein (COG:B,K;~EggNog:ENOG410PJDE;~InterPro:IPR002589,IPR026590,IPR035801,IPR029035, IPR043472;~PFAM:PF01661), which yields MTATGEHSTQRPSQALERALTYLQQMRSGGHGRCNHHRNGTWFLEMDTWGQLEMLRQLLCQRDPSLPFPEQVLEDIDTVLAQKHGHTLLTPSRSMTPGITLSHGEQTTRISVWKGNITTLTDVTAIVNAANSALLGCFRPSHRCIDNVIHSAAGPRLRQACYDLMLKQGHEEPIGRAKVTPGFNIPAPYVIHTVGPQLNGDQTPGPSHRKQLGECYVSCLQAAELLPAFPDGRKIIVFCCISTGLFAFPSDIAADIAVETVYNWCLKNPETTVTDVIFDTFLQRDWELYNARISQITPGIGKEIQPPRPAISPAVQEAQSWLHDADYLIISAGAGLSAATGLDYTSPDLFAKHFPAFLPLGLRHLYDVFGFSQWASPAQKWGYYFHHLNMVRTWPASPLYKTLLGIAHRFGSRCFIRTSNADGLFLANGFHPARISTPQGQYAYLQCFAKCRREAVFPSVPFLDAALPFLHPETQILTDESKIPYCKYCGGELTLCVRGGDYFNQTPFVSQEREYARFLQRVSVDVEKGVTADGKANTKAVILELGVGMNTPSVLRWANEELVEEAPNGGIRLIRAGIDAAGCAPWELEEQGLAIGISGDLNSVVNMLAIQ from the coding sequence ATGACAGCCACAGGCGAGCACTCGACGCAGCGGCCATCGCAGGCGCTAGAAAGGGCATTGACATATCTACAGCAGATGCGCTCCGGCGGACATGGACGATGCAATCACCACCGGAATGGCACTTGGTTCCTTGAAATGGATACCTGGGGGCAGCTCGAGATGCTACGACAACTACTTTGCCAGCGCGATCCGAGCTTACCATTTCCCGAACAGGTACTCGAGGACATTGACACGGTCTTGGCTCAAAAGCACGGTCACACCCTGCTAACACCATCCCGCTCAATGACGCCGGGCATCACCCTCAGCCACGGTGAACAGACGACCAGAATATCGGTGTGGAAAGGCAACATCACCACTTTAACCGACGTGACAGCCATCGTAAATGCAGCCAACTCTGCTCTTCTGGGCTGCTTCCGTCCATCCCACCGGTGCATCGACAATGTTATCCATTCCGCCGCTGGTCCTCGCCTCCGTCAAGCCTGCTATGACTTGATGCTAAAGCAAGGACATGAAGAACCCATCGGACGAGCAAAGGTGACGCCAGGGTTCAATATCCCCGCACCGTATGTTATTCATACCGTTGGACCGCAGCTCAACGGAGATCAGACGCCTGGTCCCAGCCATCGGAAGCAGCTGGGCGAGTGCTATGTATCTTGTCTCCAAGCAGCGGAGTTGCTGCCTGCATTTCCGGATGGACGCAAGATCATTGTGTTTTGCTGCATTTCAACAGGGCTGTTTGCCTTTCCGTCAGATATTGCGGCGGACATCGCCGTAGAAACAGTCTATAATTGGTGTTTGAAGAATCCTGAAACAACTGTGACGGATGTCATCTTCGACACCTTCCTTCAGCGGGACTGGGAACTTTATAATGCCAGAATATCACAGATTACTCCTGGAATCGGCAAAGAGATCCAACCCCCAAGACCAGCTATATCTCCCGCAGTGCAAGAAGCCCAATCATGGCTCCACGACGCAGACTACCTCATCATCagcgccggcgccggcctCTCAGCAGCAACCGGACTGGACTACACCTCGCCAGACCTCTTCGCAAAACActtcccagccttcctcCCCCTCGGCCTCAGACACCTATATGACGTCTTTGGATTTAGTCAATGGGCCTCCCCAGCCCAGAAATGGGGCTACTACTTCCACCACCTGAACATGGTGCGCACCTGGCCTGCATCGCCTCTATATAAAACCTTATTAGGGATAGCCCACCGTTTCGGCAGCCGGTGCTTCATCCGCACTTCCAACGCAGATGGCCTCTTCCTAGCGAACGGGTTCCACCCAGCACGCATCTCAACTCCGCAGGGGCAATACGCATACCTGCAGTGTTTTGCGAAATGTCGTCGCGAGGCTGTATTCCCGTCTGTGCCGTTCCTTGATGCCGCGCTTCCGTTTCTGCATCCGGAGACGCAGATACTCACGGATGAGTCGAAGATCCCGTATTGCAAGTATTGCGGTGGTGAGTTGACACTGTGTGTTCGGGGCGGGGACTACTTCAATCAGACCCCCTTTGTGTCCCAGGAACGGGAGTATGCCCGGTTTCTGCAGCGGGTGTCTGTGGATGTGGAAAAGGGGGTGACTGCAGACGGAAAGGCAAACACAAAAGCCGTGATACTGGAGCTTGGCGTCGGTATGAACACGCCATCTGTGCTTCGCTGGGCGAATGAGGAGTTAGTAGAAGAGGCACCTAATGGAGGAATTCGATTGATTAGAGCGGGAATTGATGCTGCAGGATGTGCGccttgggagttggaggagcaGGGCTTAGCTATTGGGATTTCTGGGGATTTGAATAGTGTTGTTAATATGTTGGCTATACAATAG
- a CDS encoding Zn(II)2Cys6 transcription factor (COG:S;~EggNog:ENOG410PXM8;~InterPro:IPR036236,IPR036864,IPR007219,IPR013087, IPR001138;~PFAM:PF00172,PF04082;~go_function: GO:0000981 - DNA-binding transcription factor activity, RNA polymerase II-specific [Evidence IEA];~go_function: GO:0003677 - DNA binding [Evidence IEA];~go_function: GO:0008270 - zinc ion binding [Evidence IEA];~go_process: GO:0006351 - transcription, DNA-templated [Evidence IEA];~go_process: GO:0006355 - regulation of transcription, DNA-templated [Evidence IEA]), translated as MIACDYPGCTAQYRRKEHLTRHARKHYPTAQRLTCDICNKTFDRTDSLRRHHQVHLREQGESTAPRASKACDRCHSSKTRCNGQDPCNVCSRRGLYCTFNRLSKRAPAGDDNHDYQTDSISENIQDAEIQNVNAYEGIPTDPAMGAAPNQPTSFSSSEIQDLLRQHEDRLRAQGLLVNRDAEPGCRESQEPDNAELDFDHYVDVYYCHFHHHWPIVHGPSFRRSMEPQILLLAVVMIGLWVTGETGSQTRAVAMHEKLLTLLENRMDDWKRDIEFKNKMWPMTTHQAVLLNIIFAVMRDARQDILERCRFMLHAVTTTCKTGGLFSYEKMRAQVSPTDSVLFGWTYIEELKRLALAIFKLNLHFDTGMLSLSDLTFPLPDSGYLFDAPESKEFYRRYNVQVECGTCPGSKPPICELVKAVQEGRKGGGLLFHVDPWLSFVVSQYVQSDVV; from the exons ATGATTGCGTGCGACTATCCCGGCTGCACAGCCCAATACCGCCGCAAAGAGCACTTGACGCGTCACGCCCGGAAACACTACCCCACTGCCCAGAGACTGACCTGCGACATCTGCAACAAGACCTTTGACAGGACGGATTCTCTACGGCGACACCATCAGGTGCATCTGCGAGAGCAGGGGGAAAGTACGGCACCGCGGGCATCGAAGGCATGCGACCGGTGCCACAGCAGCAAGACAAGATGTAATGGCCAGGACCCTTGCAACGTGTGTTCGCGACGGGGGCTGTATTGTACATTCAATCGACTATCGAAGAGGGCACCGGCTGGTGATGACAACCATGACTATCAGACAGACAGTATTTCCGAAAATATCCAGGATGCAGAAATACAGAACGTCAATGCGTACGAAGGTATCCCAACGGATCCCGCAATGGGTGCTGCACCAAATCAACCGACGTCATTCTCGAGTAGCGAGATCCAAGATCTGCTTCGACAGCACGAAGACCGTCTCCGTGCACAAGGGTTGCTAGTCAATCGCGATGCTGAGCCGGGGTGTAGAGAGTCTCAAGAGCCGGACAATGCGGAGCTGGACTTTGACCACTACGTCGACGTGTACTATtgccacttccaccaccactggCCTATTGTGCATGGCCCTTCGTTTCGACGGAGCATGGAACCACAGATCCTGCTTCTAGCAGTTGTGATGATCGGGTTGTGGGTTACCGGCGAGACGGGCTCGCAGACGAGGGCTGTAGCCATGCACGAGAAATTGCTGACTTTGCTAGAGAATCGGATG GATGACTGGAAACGGGATATAGAATTCAAAAACAAGATGTGGCCCATGACAACACACCAAGCGGTACTCTTGAACATCATCTTCGCGGTAATGCGAGACGCGCGTCAAGATATACTCGAGCGGTGTCGTTTCATGCTCCACGCCGTGACAACAACCTGCAAAACAGGCGGCTTATTCTCGTACGAGAAAATGCGGGCACAGGTCAGCCCGACCGACTCTGTTCTATTCGGGTGGACATATATCGAAGAACTCAAACGGCTTGCACTAGCGATCTTCAAACTGAACCTCCATTTCGACACGGGGATGCTGAGTTTATCTGATTTGACATTCCCGCTGCCTGATAGCGGGTATCTGTTTGATGCACCGGAGAGTAAGGAGTTTTATCGTCGGTATAATGTCCAAGTTGAATGCGGGACTTGTCCTGGGAGTAAGCCTCCGATTTGTGAGTTAGTAAAGGCCGTGCAGGAGGGTAGGAAGGGGGGAGGTTTACTGTTTCATGTTGATCCATGGCTGTCGTTTGTGGTGTCGCAGTATGTGCAGTCAGACGTAGTATAG
- a CDS encoding aromatic alcohol reductase (COG:S;~EggNog:ENOG410PK8D;~InterPro:IPR036291,IPR008030;~PFAM:PF13460,PF05368), with translation MSIRNVVLAGVTGNLGPAILSAVSSSPNFTVTVFTRPDSKPSLPANVKAVPVDYASIESLTTALKGTDAVVSAIPPTAAEAQTNLIHASVAAGVSRFLPSEFGSDLDNPINRAAPVYAPKVQAQELLKSLAAEGKITYTIVYNGAFLDWGLQAGFPISPVKKVAALHDGGERLYSSTTLAAVGKAVVGILGKPEETKNRVVRVSEAVSTLKEVLALSKEVVGSDGWTVTEPDVEAEAEKALGLIKQGVFNHGSILPFIYKAIWGAETGGLLKDTDNELLGIQQLDKEGIKEVIQDVVNANQN, from the exons ATGTCCATCCGTAATGTCGTCCTCGCTGGT GTAACCGGAAACCTCGGCCCAGCAATCCTCtccgccgtctcctcctcccccaacTTCACCGTCACCGTCTTCACCCGCCCAGACTCGAAGCCCTCCCTCCCAGCAAACGTCAAAGCAGTCCCCGTCGACTACGCCTCCATCGAGTCCCTCACTACAGCCCTCAAAGGCACAGACGCAGTCGTCTCTGCAATCCCACCTACCGCCGCAGAAGCGCAGACAAACCTCATCCACGCCTCCGTTGCGGCTGGTGTCTCGCGCTTCCTCCCGTCGGAGTTCGGGTCGGACCTTGATAACCCTATTAACCGTGCCGCTCCGGTCTATGCACCCAAGGTACAAGCTCAGGAGTTGTTGAAGTCTCTTGCGGCGGAGGGGAAGATTACTTATACCATTGTGTATAACGGGGCGTTCCTGGATTGGGGCCTTCAAGCTGGGTTTCCGATTTCGCCGGTGAAGAAGGTTGCGGCTTTGCATGATGGCGGGGAGAGGCTTTATAGTTCTACCACCCTGGCTGCGGTTGGGAAGGCGGTTGTGGGGATCTTGGGTAAGCCTGAGGAGACGAAGAATCGGGTTGTTAGGGTTAGTGAGGCGGTTTCGACGCTGAAGGAGGTGTTGGCGTTGTCGAAGGAGGTTGTGGGGAGTGATGGGTGGACAGTCACGGAGCCGGATgtggaggctgaggctgagaaggcgttggggttgattAAGCAGGGGGTCTTTAACCATGGGAGTATATTGCCCTTCATCTACAAGGCTATTTGGGGTGCTGAGACGGGTGGGTTGCTCAAGGACACGGACAATGAGCTGCTGGGAATCCAGCAGCTTGATAAGGAGGGCATCAAGGAGGTTATTCAGGATGTTGTTAACGCAAACCAAAATTAG